One Cololabis saira isolate AMF1-May2022 chromosome 18, fColSai1.1, whole genome shotgun sequence genomic region harbors:
- the LOC133464512 gene encoding elongation of very long chain fatty acids protein 4-like, protein MEVVTHFVNDTVDFYKWSLTIADKRVENWPMMSSPLSTLAISCLYLIFLWAGPRYMQDRQPCTLRKTLIVYNFSMVVLNFYIAKELLLASRAAGYSYLCQPVNYSTDVNEVRIASALWWYYISKGVEFLDTVFFILRKKFNQVSFLHVYHHCTMFILWWIGIKWVPGGQSFFGATINSSIHVLMYGYYGLAALGPHMQKYLWWKKYLTIIQMIQFHVTIGHAGYSLYTGCPFPCWMQWALIGYAVTFIILFANFYYHAYRRKPSSQKGGKPVENGTSALTNGHSKVEEVEENGKRLKKGRVKKE, encoded by the exons ATGGAGGTTGTAACACATTTTGTAAATGACACTGTAGACTTTTACAAATGGAGCCTTACTATAGCAG ACAAGAGGGTGGAGAACTGGCCGATGATGTCCTCTCCCCTCTCCACCCTGGCCATCAGCTGCCTGTACTTGATCTTCCTGTGGGCGGGGCCCAGATACATGCAGGACCGCCAGCCCTGCACACTCAGGAAGACCCTCATAGTCTACAACTTCAGCATGGTAGTCCTCAACTTCTACATCGCCAAAGAG CTCCTGTTAGCGTCGAGAGCAGCCGGGTACAGCTACCTCTGTCAGCCTGTTAACTACTCCACTGATGTCAATGAAGTCAGG ATAGCTTCTGCTCTCTGGTGGTACTACATTTCCAAAGGAGTGGAGTTCTTGGACACAGTCTTTTTCATACTGAGGAAGAAATTCAATCAAGTCAGCTTCCTCCACGTCTACCATCACTGCACCATGTTCATCCTCTGGTGGATCGGCATCAAATGGGTCCCCGGAGGACAGT CATTTTTTGGTGCGACCATCAACTCTTCCATCCACGTCCTCATGTACGGTTACTATGGCCTGGCAGCCTTGGGTCCACACATGCAGAAGTACCTCTGGTGGAAGAAATACCTCACTATCATTCAAATG ATCCAGTTCCATGTAACCATCGGTCACGCCGGCTACTCTCTCTACACTGGCTGTCCGTTCCCCTGCTGGATGCAGTGGGCTCTGATTGGCTACGCtgtcaccttcatcatcctcttcgCCAACTTCTACTACCACGCTTACAGACGCAAACCTTCCTCGCAGAAAGGAGGCAAGCCTGTTGAAAACGGCACTTCCGCTTTGACCAACGGTCACAGCAAAGTGGAGGAAGTGGAGGAAAATGGCAAGAGGCTAAAGAAGGGCAGAGTGAAGAAGGAGTGA
- the LOC133464749 gene encoding protein SOGA3-like isoform X2 — translation MQTKSEDMAMEVAEPAGEATEAGSVTQQDQALEDEMERLLEENEDLKCEIEEMRTEMEEMRDTFYEEDTCQLQEMRRELERANKNCRILQYRLRKAERKRLRYAQTGEIDEELLRSLEQDLKVAKDVSVRLHHELEKVEEKRTKTEEENEKLRQRLIEVEVTKQALQNELDKTKESQKRRGSKDILKTDKKPAQTPTEEDNDDLRCQLAFIKEEAVLMRKKTAKIDKEKDRLEQELQKYRSFYGELDRTHPKGEAGGPPTTRESELKLRLRLVEEEANILGRKIVELEVENRGLRAELDDLRGEGQGGGSSGCGAMGGQSGGRGLGEDLTELRQQLQLVEDEAELLRRNLADAEDQNKRVTTELNKMRFKAGTHEGGGRHGGGGAGGAGLDGVKVEALQEELKAARLQINDLSGKVMQLQYENRVLLSNMQRYDLASHLSLRASPRDSDADSDAGGGASGRRESDEDSTSSRMLPPHRKREGPVGGESDSDEVRNNNGSGQCMTPTRGLYTPSGPEGAASAALARLLPGGRCSLRERQQMIDIRVEAERLVRTIDRLITDTATIISEARVYVSNGDLMLGRVGEEGGEEEGGRIREHELLYRINAQMKAFRKELQAFIDRLEVPRLDDRDTEEPLSVIPCTEKAQHFSRPHSNWHQHWSPHYRQTSSSAAPA, via the exons ATGCAAACCAAATCTGAGGACATGGCCATGGAGGTGGCCGAGCCCGCTGGAGAGGCCACTGAGGCGGGGTCGGTGACACAGCAGGACCAGGCCCTGGAAGATGAGATGGAGAGGCTGCTAGAGGAAAACGAGGACCTCAAG TGTGAAATTGAAGAGATGAGGACCGAGATGGAGGAGATGCGTGACACTTTCTACGAAGAAGACACTTGTCAGCTGCAGGAGATGAGGCGTGAGTTGGAGAGAGCCAATAAAAACTGCCGGATCCTGCAGTACAGACTGCGCAAGGCTGAGAGGAAGAGGCTGCGCTACGCCCAGACGGGAGAGATCGATGAAGAGCTGCTCAGGAGTCTGGAGCAGGACCTGAAG GTGGCGAAGGATGTGTCAGTCAGGCTACACCACGAGCTGGAAAAAGTGGAGGAGAAACGTACCAAGACAGAAGAGGAGAATGAAAAACTTAGACAAAGACTCATAGAGGTGGAAGTGACTAAACAAGCTCTGCAGAATGAACTAGATAAAACCAAAGAG TCTCAAAAGAGGAGGGGAAGCAAGGACATCCTGAAGACTGACAAGAAACCAGCACAGACTCCTACTGAG GAGGACAACGATGACCTGAGATGCCAGCTAGCTTTTATTAAAGAGGAAGCCGTGCTCATGAGGAAGAAGACGGCCAAGATTGACAAGGAGAAGGATCGTCTGGAACAAGAGCTGCAGAAGTATCGCTCCTTCTATGGAGAATTGGACAGGACTCATCCCAAAGGTGAGGCAGGGGGGCCGCCCACCACCCGCGAGTCAGAGCTGAAGCTGCGGCTTCGTCTGGTGGAAGAGGAGGCCAACATCCTGGGGAGGAAGATTGTCGAGTTGGAG GTGGAGAATCGCGGCCTGAGGGCCGAGCTTGACGACCTCCGCGGCGAGGGACAGGGTGGTGGGAGCTCCGGCTGTGGAGCCATGGGTGGCCAGAGCGGTGGAAGAGGCTTGGGGGAGGATCTGACGGAGCTACGACAGCAGCTGCAGTTGGTGGAGGATGAGGCCGAGCTTCTGAGGAGAAATCTGGCTGATGCTGAGGACCAGAACAAGAGGGTGACTACTGAGTTGAACAAAATGCGCTTCAAGGCGGGAACCCACGAGGGCGGTGGCAGGCACGGAGGAGGAGGTGCGGGAGGTGCAGGACTCGATGGAGTGAAAGTAGAAGCTCTGCAGGAGGAGCTGAAGGCTGCAAGGCTGCAGATTAATGATCTAAGTGGCAAG GTGATGCAGCTGCAGTACGAGAACCGCGTGCTCCTTTCCAACATGCAGCGCTACGATTTGGCCTCCCATCTCTCCCTGCGAGCCAGCCCTCGGGACAGCGACGCGGACAGCGATGCTGGAGGTGGCGCGAGTGGCCGCCGTGAGAGCGACGAGGACTCCACCTCCTCCCGCATGCTCCCGCCTCACCGCAAACGTGAGGGTCCCGTAGGCGGGGAGAGTGACTCAGACGAGGTCAGAAACAATAACGGCAGCGGCCAATGCATGACGCCCACGCGGGGCCTGTACACCCCCAGCGGGCCGGAGGGCGCCGCCTCCGCCGCCTTGGCCCGCCTCCTGCCCGGCGGCCGCTGCAGCCTCCGCGAGAGGCAGCAGATGATCGACATCCGCGTGGAAGCCGAGAGGCTCGTCCGCACGATCGACAGGCTCATCACCGACACGGCCACCATCATCTCCGAGGCGAGGGTCTACGTTTCCAACGGTGACTTAATGCTCGGGAGGGTGGGCGAGGaaggtggagaggaggaagggggCCGAATTAGGGAACATGAACTACTTTATCGCATCAACGCTCAGATGAAGGCCTTCCGAAAGGAACTGCAAGCTTTCATTGACAGGCTGGAGGTGCCACGGCTGGATGACAGGGACACGGAGGAGCCGTTATCG GTAATCCCATGCACAGAAAAAGCTCAGCACTTCTCAAGGCCGCACTCAAATTGGCATCAACACTGGAGTCCACATTATCGCCAAACATCATCATCTGCAGCCCCTGCCTGA
- the LOC133464749 gene encoding protein SOGA3-like isoform X1 yields MQTKSEDMAMEVAEPAGEATEAGSVTQQDQALEDEMERLLEENEDLKCEIEEMRTEMEEMRDTFYEEDTCQLQEMRRELERANKNCRILQYRLRKAERKRLRYAQTGEIDEELLRSLEQDLKVAKDVSVRLHHELEKVEEKRTKTEEENEKLRQRLIEVEVTKQALQNELDKTKESQKRRGSKDILKTDKKPAQTPTEEDNDDLRCQLAFIKEEAVLMRKKTAKIDKEKDRLEQELQKYRSFYGELDRTHPKGEAGGPPTTRESELKLRLRLVEEEANILGRKIVELEVENRGLRAELDDLRGEGQGGGSSGCGAMGGQSGGRGLGEDLTELRQQLQLVEDEAELLRRNLADAEDQNKRVTTELNKMRFKAGTHEGGGRHGGGGAGGAGLDGVKVEALQEELKAARLQINDLSGKVMQLQYENRVLLSNMQRYDLASHLSLRASPRDSDADSDAGGGASGRRESDEDSTSSRMLPPHRKREGPVGGESDSDEVRNNNGSGQCMTPTRGLYTPSGPEGAASAALARLLPGGRCSLRERQQMIDIRVEAERLVRTIDRLITDTATIISEARVYVSNGDLMLGRVGEEGGEEEGGRIREHELLYRINAQMKAFRKELQAFIDRLEVPRLDDRDTEEPLSMFQPIILLILILVLFSSLSYATIFKLVFLFTLFFVM; encoded by the exons ATGCAAACCAAATCTGAGGACATGGCCATGGAGGTGGCCGAGCCCGCTGGAGAGGCCACTGAGGCGGGGTCGGTGACACAGCAGGACCAGGCCCTGGAAGATGAGATGGAGAGGCTGCTAGAGGAAAACGAGGACCTCAAG TGTGAAATTGAAGAGATGAGGACCGAGATGGAGGAGATGCGTGACACTTTCTACGAAGAAGACACTTGTCAGCTGCAGGAGATGAGGCGTGAGTTGGAGAGAGCCAATAAAAACTGCCGGATCCTGCAGTACAGACTGCGCAAGGCTGAGAGGAAGAGGCTGCGCTACGCCCAGACGGGAGAGATCGATGAAGAGCTGCTCAGGAGTCTGGAGCAGGACCTGAAG GTGGCGAAGGATGTGTCAGTCAGGCTACACCACGAGCTGGAAAAAGTGGAGGAGAAACGTACCAAGACAGAAGAGGAGAATGAAAAACTTAGACAAAGACTCATAGAGGTGGAAGTGACTAAACAAGCTCTGCAGAATGAACTAGATAAAACCAAAGAG TCTCAAAAGAGGAGGGGAAGCAAGGACATCCTGAAGACTGACAAGAAACCAGCACAGACTCCTACTGAG GAGGACAACGATGACCTGAGATGCCAGCTAGCTTTTATTAAAGAGGAAGCCGTGCTCATGAGGAAGAAGACGGCCAAGATTGACAAGGAGAAGGATCGTCTGGAACAAGAGCTGCAGAAGTATCGCTCCTTCTATGGAGAATTGGACAGGACTCATCCCAAAGGTGAGGCAGGGGGGCCGCCCACCACCCGCGAGTCAGAGCTGAAGCTGCGGCTTCGTCTGGTGGAAGAGGAGGCCAACATCCTGGGGAGGAAGATTGTCGAGTTGGAG GTGGAGAATCGCGGCCTGAGGGCCGAGCTTGACGACCTCCGCGGCGAGGGACAGGGTGGTGGGAGCTCCGGCTGTGGAGCCATGGGTGGCCAGAGCGGTGGAAGAGGCTTGGGGGAGGATCTGACGGAGCTACGACAGCAGCTGCAGTTGGTGGAGGATGAGGCCGAGCTTCTGAGGAGAAATCTGGCTGATGCTGAGGACCAGAACAAGAGGGTGACTACTGAGTTGAACAAAATGCGCTTCAAGGCGGGAACCCACGAGGGCGGTGGCAGGCACGGAGGAGGAGGTGCGGGAGGTGCAGGACTCGATGGAGTGAAAGTAGAAGCTCTGCAGGAGGAGCTGAAGGCTGCAAGGCTGCAGATTAATGATCTAAGTGGCAAG GTGATGCAGCTGCAGTACGAGAACCGCGTGCTCCTTTCCAACATGCAGCGCTACGATTTGGCCTCCCATCTCTCCCTGCGAGCCAGCCCTCGGGACAGCGACGCGGACAGCGATGCTGGAGGTGGCGCGAGTGGCCGCCGTGAGAGCGACGAGGACTCCACCTCCTCCCGCATGCTCCCGCCTCACCGCAAACGTGAGGGTCCCGTAGGCGGGGAGAGTGACTCAGACGAGGTCAGAAACAATAACGGCAGCGGCCAATGCATGACGCCCACGCGGGGCCTGTACACCCCCAGCGGGCCGGAGGGCGCCGCCTCCGCCGCCTTGGCCCGCCTCCTGCCCGGCGGCCGCTGCAGCCTCCGCGAGAGGCAGCAGATGATCGACATCCGCGTGGAAGCCGAGAGGCTCGTCCGCACGATCGACAGGCTCATCACCGACACGGCCACCATCATCTCCGAGGCGAGGGTCTACGTTTCCAACGGTGACTTAATGCTCGGGAGGGTGGGCGAGGaaggtggagaggaggaagggggCCGAATTAGGGAACATGAACTACTTTATCGCATCAACGCTCAGATGAAGGCCTTCCGAAAGGAACTGCAAGCTTTCATTGACAGGCTGGAGGTGCCACGGCTGGATGACAGGGACACGGAGGAGCCGTTATCG ATGTTCCAGCCCATCATTTTGCTCATCCTCATACTCGTGTTATTCTCATCCCTCTCTTATGCCACCATCTTTAAACTAGTTTTCCTTTTCACTCTCTTTTTTGTTATGTGA